The window AGCATGGGTCGTAAGTTCATAACAGCTTGAAACATCAGAATGCAATATGAGGAAGGAAATGAAAATAGCTAAAAAAGATGGCCTATCCAGCCTTCAGCCCTGGAAACATGGCTGTTTACCCGAGGGTTACTGAATATCAAGAATAATGGCCCCTAGTGCtgccaacattttttttatcaagatgCAACATTAAGCAATGACTCTGATATATGTTTCCAGATAATCTTCTCATTTCTAAGTTGTTGAATGTACTGATGATAGCACATATAGTATGATGATGTTATAAACCAAAAGCTCTGCCAAGAGCTCTAGTGGACTTGAAAGAACTAGTAGATACTCTGGGTTATGTCCCGGAATCATGCCTGAAGTGCAATTGACAACAACTCAGGTTGAACCATTGAAGGGAAGCTaagtaaaggaaaaaaaataaaatcaagctTCAGAAAGAATAGAAGACAAAAGTAGGTTCTCTTGATTATTTGTTTCCTATCCTTTGGAAAAAATGGTTGCATTGAAAAAAAACTGACAGCTGGAGGAGGGATACGCAGATTGTGAGATTTGCAAAATAAACTGACAGGTGGAGGAGAGATACGCAGATTGTAAGACTGAAAACAGGAGCATGGTTCTATCAAGTACGAAAACAAAAGAAGATAGCCCAATCGAAAATGTGCGATGCATGTGAATTGGGAAACAGCCGATGAATCAAATAATGTATTATGATGACATTTAGGAAATGTAGTGAGTCATACAGCAGTGAGGGAAATCAGTAGCATAGGTGGAGATTATACAGGCATAAGGGTTCCTAGTTGTACAAAAATATTCTTATCAAGTTGCAGTAATTCTTGACATATGTAGGCAGATAATCTTGTCAGTTCAGTTGTTGATTAGCAGTGATGAGATATCACATATAGGCAGCATGATGAGTAGCATTGGTAGCAAACCCAGAGGTGTCCCAATGGGTTTAGTGGAGTTAAAAGAAGTAGATGTGGTTATGACAAACTCCTTGGGGGTAATTTTGTCCATTAGATTGGCAATACCTGAATTGCAATTGACAAGGCTGAAGGAGAGGTAAAGAAATTAAAGGGGGAAAACAAAAAATGGAATGAATAGTACATGAAGTAGAAAACAGTGGTAGGATCCCTTGATCGAGATTCATTCGCATGCTGTTGTAATTGTGAGTAGGAAAGGTTGGATTGCAAGAATTAGAGACGGCATTCGCGGAAGAAATTAATGAAAATAAAAGTTAGTAAGAGTAACAAACGTTTGATGGACGTAAGAAGTGAATTGCAGGAATAATCACCACTGAATGAATAAACCAATCGATATATTAATATTATTGATGTAATTTAGGCAAAAGAGTGATGCATACAGCAGTGAGTGAGTAAGTAAAATAGAAATCCCTATGCTATTTATTCCTTGCTAGGTCTAGGTGGAGTTGCATCCAATCCACATGGtacaagattagattagagcAGCAGAGTGAGGAATCTGACGGGGAACCTGGGATgaaggaagaaggaggaggcaGGTGGAGCTAGGGTTTAGGAGGGGGATCCTCCAGGTCCAGGGCGTGGTTGCGCTTGCGGCGGATGAAGTCCTCGAGGACACGGCGTCGGTCGGCGGCCTTGGCGCGCTGGGGCTCGATGTTGGCGTaggagaggcgggcggcggcgaggatgaggGCGACGCCGGTGAGGAAGaagcaggcggtggcggcgcgctgGGAGCGGGTGGCGGTGTACTGCAGCCACACCATCTCTCCCCCTGTCTCtggtctggtggtggtggggaagaAAGGAGACGTATCGAGGGAAAATACGCCTTTGGGAGGGGAACGGAAAGAGTGTGGTCAAACCTTGAATTGACTCGTGGATGGGATGGATTCCTTTCCTTTCCAGCTTCCCTCCAAATGGTTGAGggttcaaatttcaaaattcgAAGGCTACTCCTCCTACTAGTCCGGTGCCCGCGCGCTGGAGGAGGTGCGGTGCGTGTGTGCGTTGGTACGGCTGCAGCAGCCAGAAAGAAGGAAGTGAACGGGGTGCGGCCGCCTGTTTTGCCTGCCTGCCTGTGCGCGTCTCGAGGAGGACATGACATACTACTAGTACCTGTTTTTTTACACAAGGTCCCCCCACATTTTCTTGTTTCTATGATTGAGTACACTTCGGCCGAATTTagttccatattttttaaaaaaaaaaacttccaactttttcattacatcaaaacttttctacacacataaacttccaacttttccgtcacatcattccaattttaaacaaacttccaattttagcttGAACTAAAACACACCCTTCCCTTCACCCGATTCCAttcatagggtgtgtttagttcacatcaaaattggaagttttgttgaaattggaacgatgtgacggaaaaattgaaagtttgtacgtggatgtgtttagttcacgccaaaattgaaagtttgattggaATTAGAACGATGGAACGGAAAAATTATAAGttagtgtgtaagaaagttttaacataatggaaaagttagaagtttgaagaaaaagtttaaaactaaactcggccatagtataagagagagagagaggtgttgCTTCGACCAATCTCTACAAACCCAGCCATAAAATCACACATTCAAAACACATAGATCACAAACTCCTTCTATTGCTTGCTTCCATTGTGTACACAGTATATCTTCGCTAGTTACTCATTTACATGTCCCCTCCGTGATAAATAATCACCATGGTTTACAGCATTTTTAATAATCAGACAAAACAAGATGAAATATTTTCACTATGCGTGTGTACCATAttacgtgtatatatattgaTGATTGATGTtactgtaaaaaaaatacaaaatgcaCGTAAACAGAAGCAAGagatatacatttttttagagGGAAAAGATCAAGCTTAAACGACTGTACATTTTAAATAAGGTGAATTAACTGTACATTGAACAAATGCTTTTTTTAGGTGTTAAAAGAGAGAATGATGGCTATGGTCTAGACGCGGAGTACTCTATTATGCAATCCACtccttaaaatataatataaaaaagcACGTACCAATTTTACGCGGGAAAATTTATTACTATCTGTTATCTAATCATCATACTCTATATTAAAAATGTAACCTATTCAAATAATAACGGTGGATTTAGATTGTAACCGTCGAGATATCGACTGATATAGTTATATACAAAATATGGACTACGTATATTTCGAAACAAAAGCTATTATTGTATATTCAATCAATTCATACATTTAAAACCTTGTGTCCCGCTCAAAATTGCGCGGGAAAATCCATACGTTAGCAAAACATCGTACATATACTATGTGTTTGTgcgtaagaaaaaaaaacgctcACCACCTCACGGAGTTAGTCGAAAGATCCCTGAACGTTTCTTCTTGTGTTTGTGCGTAAGAGCTTCCTAAGGAAAACACTAGTGAAAACTTGAAGCTTAATGACcatcatatttatatataagtaACCAGTTGCATTTGCACGGTATTAGTATTATTTGGAAAATTGGATATGCAATGTAAAGCACGGGCATGCATTCAAATGTTGTGAAAGCAAaacgaaaaaaaggaaaaacttgGAGGACCTTTTTGTAACTGTGGTTGGAATATTGGAAGCGCGGGTAATAAAAGGAGGACACTTGAGAGCCTACGCCGCAGccgccactctctctctctcgttttgcCCCAATATCAATACCATCGCCGCAccgccatggcggcggaggaggtggaggcggcggcgatcgacggatccggcgaggaggcgaagcGGAAGAGTGGTAAGCAGAGGGGATCGGGCGCCAAGGGGAGGCGCCGGAACGGCGACCGGGCTTTCCGCCCGCCGGCGATGAGGCCGGAGGAAGAAGGGCGCGGTGTTGCGACGAGGCCCGGGGCGCTCAGGGAAAGGAAGCCGCCGCCCAACGCCTTCAACGCGCCAGACGATGATGAGGTAgggaatctctctctctccccccctctGTCCTGTCATATGTGTTGATCAAACAGCTTGTTCTTGTTGCTAATCAAGCAGCCATTGCAGACGCAGTGTGTTCAATCAATCAATATACATTTTGTTTTGTCTGTTCAGTTTCCGCTCGAGTATCTTCCATTCCATTCCAGCAACCGTGTATCCTCTGTATCGAATCTGAAtctgattaaaaaaatactagtacTGGTATAGGATATACTAGTACGGAATTATTCCTTCGAATCCGATCCCTTTATATCCCAAAACATCTTGATTTTTTCCCCTAGATTCTTCCACCATTGCTTTCTCATCTCATTTCGCCCGATTGCTACAAATATCTTTAAATTTATTTACGTCAAAGAAAGTTACGGTTTTTCGGTTCTTTCTCCAAAATGCTATCCGTTGCTGTTTCAGTGTTTGTGCTTTtatctactccatccgtttcatactATAATTAGTTTCACTTTTTTCCCTAGTCAAACTTgattaagtttgatcaagtttatagtacaatttaacaacatctaaaatgtcaaattagtttcactaaatctacattgaatatattttaataatatgtttattttgtgttgaaatagtactctacatttttctataaacttagtcaaaaaCTCGAACAAACttaactaggaaaaaagtcaaacgacttgtaatatgaaacggatggagtatctaTCTAGTATGGATTTTGGTACTCTTTGAGGGAGAACTTATAAAGTTATACTGACCAATTGCTGTTTTGCCAATAGGATGTCGAGAAAACTGATCAACTTCTCGAGCCTCTCAACAAGCCCAAAAGACGTGATgcagggaagaagagaggaccCAGAAAAAAGAAAGTGGATCAAGAGAACATCAAAACCCACAGGGTAAACTACTCAACGTTCCTTTTACAAGTTATTTGGGAACGGTTTGGTTTGTGACATGTACGCAGTTCACTATATATTTGCCTGCATCGTTACTTTTGAACGTTTCCTACTCGACCTGCTACCTTGTGAACGAGTACCTGATACCTTCTCAAGCTACCTGCGATTCATCGACCAAGCCAAATCTCTTctttaaattaattttgttttgtgGGGGCCTAATTATCAAGTCTCCCTAGTAAGATCGCAGTTTCACCGTCAATTTTAGTCGCTTTATTTATTGCTTAATGATAAACCCACCATTATGTTTCTCCTGAACTTGGTCAGTTtcaagattatttttttttagaagaaGTTTCAAGATTCTATGCAAGCTGGTTTTGCATAGATTTTTTATGACAGTGCAAGTGCTTGCTTGAATTCTTGTCTTTTTAGATAATGTCTGAATACCTGTTATGATTCGATGTAACTAACTACATGCTTAATTTAAGCATGTTATTGTCATTCAAAGCATGAAAATTTCAGAGGTTTCATGTACTTGCTTGGAAGGTGCACTTTTGTGTTCTTTACAAAGTGAAACATAACCCCAGCTCTTTGATATTGATACCGAAATAACCCATGACTTTCTTTCCTCGACAGCATAACGCAAATGCAGTAAAAGGCAAGATGTTAGTCAATGATAAGGTTTCGAAGACTGAAAAGAAGCGTAAGAGAGGAGACACAGGAGCGGCAGAAAATAATGGGGTCATAAACTACACGTTTCTttgtataagttttttttttaaaaaaaattgtataactgTTTTGATGGGTGTGCTAACTTTTCGTTGTTTCAATTATGTAGAAAGGGAAGAAAATGTTGACAGGTGAAAACGCCTTAATGTGTCACCAATGCCAGAGAAATGACAAAGGGAGAGTGGTCTGGTGCAAGACTTGCAACAATAAGCGCTTTTGTGTGCCATGCATTAATCAATGGTGTGCCAAGTTTCCTCAAACTTCTAGTCTACTAGTTGGACTCCCAGCCTACTGTTTTCCTATAGGCTTAAATGTACATTTTGCTTTCATCTTACCCATAGTCCCATAACACCCATTTTTTCTGCTTACATTTTTTATGGTATTATTCTTGTTTCATCTTATGTTTGCCTTGGTACATATGTTTTTATGCACTATACCTCTAGTAACCTTTTAAGGTGATCCCATGTGTTGTATAATTCAACTGGACAGGTATCCTGATTTGCCTGAAAATGAATTTGCTGCAAAATGCCCTTATTGTCGCAAGAATTGTAATTGCAAGGCATGCCTGCGAATGAGAGGTGTCGAAGAGGTTTGCATTTCCATCTCATCTTTTCTTTACAGCATTTCCATTTCTTCAGGACATATTTCTTTTTAAAGTTAATAAATGACACTTTCTAGTATTCTTACTGAATAGTTCATTCCATTCATTGTGAAGCAGCCTCCAAGAAAGGAAATTTCTAAAGAAAATCAGATTCGTTATGCCTGTCATGTGTTACGCTTGTTGCGTCCTTGGCTGATAGAACTGCGACAGGAGCAGATGGCAGAGAAGGAATTAGAGGCTAAGATACAAGGTATGGTTCTCTAGCACACAGACTGGAAGCTGGTATGGCTATGAATGCTCATCTTGTTTTGTTTACAGGTgtttcagttgatcaaataaaGGTGGAACAAGCTGTGTGTGATCTAGATGAGCGTGTCTATTGGTTAAGTTCTTTCCTTGTTCACTTTATGCTATGATATAATACCAGAAAGCATCTGATCCAATTTTGTTGTCAACTGCAGCAATAGATGCAGCACTTCTATAGTTGATTTTCATAGAAGCTGCAAGCACTGTTTCTATGACTTGTGCTTGACCTGCTGCCAGGAGCTTCGCAAAGGTGAGATCCCTGGAGGAGAAGAGGTGGAAATTTTGGATCCTGAAGAAAGAGACAAGGATTATGCTTTTGGTAAGATTCTGTCAGATGGTGAGAACCAAAGGGACTCTTTGAAGTGTCGCAGCGACACCCAAAACAGTGAGTCAAACAAAGGCATGGCTTCTGACGAAAACCAAAAGAAGGCTCTGTTACTTTGGAAAGCAAACAGTAATGGTAGCATACCTTGCCCACGAAAGGAAAAGGAAGACTGCAGTTTTTCATCTCTAGATCTGAAATGCTTGTTTCCAGAGAAGTTGCTCCCTGAATTAGAAGATAGATCTGAGAAGGTCTTCTGGAGTGAAACATTTGCAAAAGAACTAGGTAGAACAAGTGAGCTGTGCCCTTGTTTTGATCACTCAGGCAAGATAAGAAGTGACAGCAAGAAATTACGTCAGGCTGCAAATAGGGAGGACTCGAGTGATAACTACTTATACTGTCCGGTGGCCACTGATATCCAGGACGCTGACCTGTTGCACTTTCAGATGCATTGGGCAAAGGGCGAACCAGTTGTTGTTTCAGACACTCTTAAGCTAACTTCTGGTCTTAGCTGGGAGCCGATGGTTATGTGGCGGGCAGTACGAGAACGAACCAAAGGGAAGGCAGAAGATGAGCAGTTTGCTGTGAGGGCAGTAGATTGCCTCGACTGGTGTGAGGTGAGGATCTCTAATGTGTTTATGTGATAGTACTCTTTTTCTCGGGTTTGGTTTATTGTACTTTACCACAGTTCATACTCTTTTTACATACCTGGCATAATCTTGATTTTATCTTTTGGCAGAAATACATGAGATGATGCTTATTTTCAAATGCGACAATGAAATAATGTGTGCATGTGTTGCCTTTCCAGAAGAAAGTAATACACATAATGATTAAATAATTGACCAGTTTAACTAATTTTGTTGATCCATTAGTGAATTGAGCTTCCCTATTAAATAATGTTTGTTATGTGTTTCTGTTTGAAATGAGAGAAACCTATCTTTCTTCATCTACAGTTGAACTTTCTGGCGCTTACTACATTCATATCTGATTTTCCAGGTGGAAATTAACATACACatgttttttatgggatataCAAGGGGCAGAACTCATCCCAGGACCTACTGGCCTGAGATGCTTAAGCTAAAGGACTGGCCCCCTTCTAGCTCATTTGATCAGCGATTGCCTCGCCATGGTGCTGAATTTATCAGTGCATTGCCATTTCCGGAGTATACTGATCCACGATATGGTCCGCTAAATCTTGCAGTGAAGCTTCCTGGTGGTGTCCTGAAGCCAGATCTTGGGCCAAAAACTTACATTGCCTATGGATTTTCTGAAGAGTTGGGCAGGGGTGACTCTGTAACCAAACTTCACTGTGACATGTCTGATGCAGTATGTCTCTATTATTATAATGATGTTTTGTTGTTTTGTATGAATTGTGCTCATTTCTTTCATTCTGATAAGCGAATAAAATTGACTTGCTGGTTGCTGTATACGTACCTCATCTGCAGACATTCAAATAGATCATGTTTTCTATCTTGTTGTTTCTTGTGCTTTATTTGTTTGTCTTGGCAGTGATTAATTGTGAAAGGTATCTTTTTTATCAGGTAAACATCTTAACACACACAGCGGAAGTGCCCTGTGAGACTTATGATGCTGTTCAGATTAAAAACACGCAGAAAAAGATGAAAATGCAAGATGACATGGAAATATATGGGATGATAGAATCAGGCAGTGAACTCAAGCCATCAGCATGCCCAGTTGAATTGGGGAACAAAGCTGTTGGTGAAGCACCAAAGGCCTCATGCAGCAAAGAAAATGTTCATACCTTGAAAGACAAGTCTAATGGTTGGTGGAGAAAATATACTTTTGGTATGAAATGAATCTTTTAGCCCACTTTTAAGTTTTGTTGAGTTTATTGCTTGCACAATGCAGGTTTGGATATAAACGCTTCACCACCTGATGATGCTGGAGGTGATGCCAGGGATGAAGCATTGTCCTATGAATCTGTGGTACATAGTGATGTAGCTCAGTGTCCAAACCATAACCATGAGACCAATAATTCTGATGATGCACGTATTGGAGCTCAGAGATGTCAAAAGAAAGCTAAAGGTCGTCCTCCGAAGACAGGTTCAGGGGTATCAGAGCACCAGGAAAGTGGTGGTGCTTTGTGGGATATTTTCCGAAGAGAGGACTCTGAGAAATTACAAGACTTCCTTAGGAAGCATGCGCCAGAATTTCGGCACATCCACTGCAATCCAGTGAAACAGGTATGTCTGCCTCTCTATGCTGTTGCAACTGATAACAATACATATTACCTGTGTTTTGCTGACCAAGAGCTATGTTGAGTATCATCAATTATGTTAACTGTGCAGGTTATTCATCCAATTCATGATCAAGCTTTCTATTTAACTGCGGAGCATAAAAGAAAGCTGAAGGAAGAATATGGTTAGTAAACATGTTAGCATTAGATCTTGAGTTCTCTGCAATCACATTGTTTCATGACCATGCCTGTTTTTATATGTGGATTTCCTGTTGCAGGTGTTGAACCTTGGACCTTTGAACAAAAGCTTGGCGAAGCAGTTTTGATTCCTGCCGGATGTCCTCACCAAGTCAGGAATTTGAAGGTGTGACTGAATTACTGTAAATGGAGATACTAATATTTTCCCTTCCTCCTGATATTTGCATGAGGTATATGGGggctgaaaaatgaaaaaaaatgaagctaATTTTGAACTGAACTCTGCAGTCCTGCATCAAGGTTGCACTGGACTTTGTTTCCCCCGAGAATGTTGGTGAGTGTGTTAGGCTGACCAAGGAATTTAGACGACTTCCATCTTCCCACAGGGCTAAAGAAGATAAGCTAGAGGTTAGCTTGGTGTCAGTTGAAATTTCTGGTGTTTGATGTGGTGACTGACTTGAATTTGATTTGTGCGTTTTACAGATCAAGAAGATGGCTTTCCATGCTCTGAATGAAGTTCTAAACTTTCTGGATCCTCCTTCCTCAGAAGGGTGAGCATTCATTCCACTGTAAACATAACAGCTGTGAAGTTTATACGTTCTGACCATTGTATGTTGCGTGATTGGTGGATCAGGTCGAAAGAAGCGGCGGAGAAGCCTCGAAGGGGGCGTGGTCGCCCAAGAAAACACTAGCTGCAACAAGTGATGACTTGATTTGCTGCGTCCGGCTCCCTCTCTGATCATCTTTTGTGGTGATGAGTGGGCTAAAATCGTTCATGCATtttggaggaaggggaggaatcTTGTGCATGTCAAAATGTGGTAGCAATAGCATGATCGATGTAGGTAGGCTGCTAATGCTAATCAGTTAATGGCTTGATACTTTTCCTTTTGGCTTGAACAACTAACTagctgtctgtctgtctgtttGACTTGTGTTAAGTGGATTCAGACATGTAATCTGGTCCAT of the Oryza sativa Japonica Group chromosome 2, ASM3414082v1 genome contains:
- the LOC4331234 gene encoding lysine-specific demethylase JMJ27, producing MAAEEVEAAAIDGSGEEAKRKSGKQRGSGAKGRRRNGDRAFRPPAMRPEEEGRGVATRPGALRERKPPPNAFNAPDDDEDVEKTDQLLEPLNKPKRRDAGKKRGPRKKKVDQENIKTHRHNANAVKGKMLVNDKVSKTEKKRKRGDTGAAENNGKGKKMLTGENALMCHQCQRNDKGRVVWCKTCNNKRFCVPCINQWYPDLPENEFAAKCPYCRKNCNCKACLRMRGVEEPPRKEISKENQIRYACHVLRLLRPWLIELRQEQMAEKELEAKIQGVSVDQIKVEQAVCDLDERVYCNRCSTSIVDFHRSCKHCFYDLCLTCCQELRKGEIPGGEEVEILDPEERDKDYAFGKILSDGENQRDSLKCRSDTQNSESNKGMASDENQKKALLLWKANSNGSIPCPRKEKEDCSFSSLDLKCLFPEKLLPELEDRSEKVFWSETFAKELGRTSELCPCFDHSGKIRSDSKKLRQAANREDSSDNYLYCPVATDIQDADLLHFQMHWAKGEPVVVSDTLKLTSGLSWEPMVMWRAVRERTKGKAEDEQFAVRAVDCLDWCEVEINIHMFFMGYTRGRTHPRTYWPEMLKLKDWPPSSSFDQRLPRHGAEFISALPFPEYTDPRYGPLNLAVKLPGGVLKPDLGPKTYIAYGFSEELGRGDSVTKLHCDMSDAVNILTHTAEVPCETYDAVQIKNTQKKMKMQDDMEIYGMIESGSELKPSACPVELGNKAVGEAPKASCSKENVHTLKDKSNGLDINASPPDDAGGDARDEALSYESVVHSDVAQCPNHNHETNNSDDARIGAQRCQKKAKGRPPKTGSGVSEHQESGGALWDIFRREDSEKLQDFLRKHAPEFRHIHCNPVKQVIHPIHDQAFYLTAEHKRKLKEEYGVEPWTFEQKLGEAVLIPAGCPHQVRNLKSCIKVALDFVSPENVGECVRLTKEFRRLPSSHRAKEDKLEIKKMAFHALNEVLNFLDPPSSEGSKEAAEKPRRGRGRPRKH